From the Hyalangium gracile genome, one window contains:
- a CDS encoding peroxiredoxin: MLLPILVTGLFSSAVPQAGDTAPDFTVTDTDGKTHTLSELVKTGPVIVAFFPKAFTPGUTRELSAYRDRYADIEKLNGQVLAVSMDDAATLKKFKESLKAPFAFIPDPDGKVVKAFDVKTPVVSFAQRYTFVIGEGRKILKVESGKDAIDPEGAVMACPLRKPGSKPDAGTPSDAGT, from the coding sequence ATGCTCCTACCCATCCTGGTGACGGGCTTGTTCTCGAGCGCTGTCCCTCAAGCGGGTGACACGGCGCCGGACTTCACGGTGACGGACACCGACGGCAAGACGCACACGCTGTCGGAGCTGGTGAAGACGGGCCCGGTCATCGTCGCGTTCTTCCCCAAGGCGTTCACACCTGGTTGAACGCGCGAGCTCTCGGCGTACCGGGACCGGTACGCGGACATCGAGAAGCTCAACGGCCAGGTCCTGGCCGTCTCAATGGATGACGCGGCGACGTTGAAGAAGTTCAAGGAGTCCCTGAAGGCGCCGTTCGCCTTCATTCCGGATCCGGATGGCAAGGTGGTGAAGGCGTTCGACGTGAAGACACCGGTGGTGTCCTTCGCGCAGCGCTACACCTTCGTCATCGGCGAGGGGAGGAAGATCCTCAAGGTGGAGTCCGGCAAGGACGCCATCGATCCCGAGGGCGCCGTGATGGCGTGCCCGCTGCGCAAGCCCGGCTCGAAGCCGGACGCGGGGACGCCCTCGGACGCCGGAACCTAG
- a CDS encoding amidohydrolase family protein — MGTVLKGGYVVELEPATVERVDLRIDDARIVARGPDLQPQPDDEVVALSGKLVFPGLVSAHHRLHMSLGRGMPEPALDSYQEALEKVRWRYEGALDLDAVQVAATAGGLEALQCGTTTVFDLHSSPKEILGSLTRVARGLHEVGVRGVLSYAVTDRAGAVGREEGLEETVSFTKKAKGRFRGQVGSGQCFTLGNEALEGLKQAVATTNTGLHVPLAEDPLDEKLSVERHGASPVARLMDVGLLSPQSLVAHAGHLAWGDLAQVISTGAWLVHTPRSNQRLEVGYAPALKFGARATLGADSLSADLFAEAQAAYLRSREAGQPIDVLRYLANGHRLASQAFELQVGPLREGALADLLILDYLPATPLTPENLAWHVVFGLGSRHVEAVMVDGSWRIWARRPLSVNPMVVADQAREAAAAVWARMAGT, encoded by the coding sequence TTGGGTACCGTCCTCAAGGGTGGATATGTCGTAGAGCTGGAGCCGGCCACCGTCGAGCGGGTGGATCTCCGCATCGACGATGCGCGCATCGTGGCGCGAGGCCCGGATCTGCAGCCTCAGCCGGATGACGAGGTGGTGGCGCTGTCGGGCAAGCTCGTCTTCCCGGGCCTGGTGAGCGCGCACCACCGGCTGCACATGTCGCTGGGCCGAGGCATGCCCGAGCCGGCGCTGGACAGCTACCAGGAGGCGCTGGAGAAGGTGCGCTGGCGCTACGAGGGCGCGCTGGACCTGGACGCGGTGCAGGTGGCGGCCACGGCGGGCGGGCTGGAGGCGCTGCAGTGCGGCACCACCACGGTGTTCGATCTGCACTCCTCGCCGAAGGAGATTCTGGGCTCGCTGACGCGGGTGGCGCGCGGGCTCCACGAGGTGGGGGTGCGCGGGGTGCTGTCCTACGCGGTGACGGACCGCGCGGGGGCGGTGGGCCGCGAGGAGGGGCTGGAGGAGACCGTCTCCTTCACGAAGAAGGCCAAGGGGCGCTTCCGCGGGCAGGTGGGCTCCGGCCAGTGCTTCACCCTGGGCAACGAGGCGCTGGAGGGGCTCAAGCAGGCGGTGGCCACGACGAACACCGGGCTGCACGTGCCGCTGGCCGAGGATCCGCTCGACGAGAAGCTCTCCGTGGAGCGGCACGGCGCGTCGCCGGTGGCGCGGCTGATGGACGTGGGGCTGCTGTCGCCCCAGAGCCTGGTGGCGCACGCGGGGCACCTGGCCTGGGGAGACCTGGCGCAGGTGATCAGCACGGGCGCGTGGCTGGTGCACACGCCGCGCTCCAACCAGCGGCTGGAGGTGGGGTACGCGCCAGCGCTGAAGTTCGGCGCGCGCGCCACGCTGGGGGCGGACAGCCTCTCGGCGGACCTGTTCGCCGAGGCGCAGGCGGCGTACCTGCGCTCGCGCGAGGCGGGGCAGCCCATCGACGTGCTGCGCTACCTGGCCAACGGCCACCGGCTGGCGTCGCAGGCGTTCGAGCTGCAGGTGGGCCCGCTGCGCGAGGGAGCGCTGGCGGACCTGCTCATCCTGGACTACCTGCCGGCCACGCCGCTCACTCCGGAGAACCTGGCCTGGCACGTGGTGTTCGGCCTGGGCTCGCGGCACGTGGAGGCGGTGATGGTGGACGGCAGCTGGCGCATCTGGGCGCGCCGGCCGCTGTCGGTGAACCCGATGGTGGTGGCGGACCAGGCGCGCGAGGCCGCGGCGGCGGTGTGGGCGCGCATGGCCGGCACGTGA
- a CDS encoding protein kinase domain-containing protein, which yields MSPPEQNPSWLGRYRLSARIATGGMAEVYLGRRIEESGQRGPAVAVKRLLPHLVSDRRIVQMFLNEARITAQVHHPNVVTILELGIEDSEPFIAMELLEGRSFAELRAEAAERGQRVPLGVTLRVLVEACRGLDAAHRAVDEAGRPLRIVHRDFTPDNIHVGVNGAIKVIDFGIAKAETLGSGTEPGTLKGKFFYMSPEMIVGKTVDHRADIFAAGVMLYEQLCGRRPFTGLNPEEVLSRIAEGRPRPPTAFDPSVPHALEHICLTALHREPEARFESLEVFTEAIESVGGQAEVATTEQVAAYVEQLFPLDRDPKRQALQRARSADPSDSGSQAPQPVLDVARAMASRASSPQGPTQPLMRPPASIATEKSLPPGPATLPPEPATVRAEPRARPSRRLLPIVLGAVLALAAVGGGAAWLLLRPSVLPAERIATAEAASSREERRSALKGIAQDESATAQELARAGSLLLEVGGHDEAMEIAEAYTRRFPKDVEAQLLTARAATELRMGKRAERAIEDATALAPGDVRPALALAELRERQGDVSGAIAALSKAYEKRPKDARIAPRYGRLLSQGGKLDEASDVLSAWTKDHNDAEALAELAFVRYRQERVEDAASLLKRALRKAPKLAIAHYYLGAILFRQGDTAGAERAYREADQLAPDDPRALSARCQIHARQGNASAVAEAKRELTSRFPDRAEALTAQCKPTD from the coding sequence GTGAGCCCCCCCGAACAGAACCCCTCCTGGCTGGGTCGCTACCGCCTGAGCGCGCGCATCGCGACGGGCGGCATGGCGGAGGTGTATCTGGGCCGCCGCATCGAGGAGAGTGGCCAGCGCGGCCCGGCGGTGGCGGTGAAGCGACTGCTGCCGCACCTGGTGTCGGACCGGCGCATCGTCCAGATGTTCCTCAACGAGGCGCGCATCACCGCCCAGGTGCACCACCCGAACGTCGTCACCATCCTCGAGCTGGGCATCGAGGACTCCGAGCCCTTCATCGCCATGGAGCTGCTGGAGGGGCGCTCGTTCGCGGAGCTGCGCGCGGAGGCGGCCGAGCGAGGCCAGCGCGTGCCCCTGGGCGTCACCCTGCGCGTGCTGGTGGAGGCATGTCGCGGGCTGGACGCCGCGCACCGGGCCGTGGACGAGGCTGGCCGGCCGCTGCGCATCGTCCACCGGGACTTCACCCCGGACAACATCCACGTGGGCGTCAACGGGGCCATCAAGGTCATCGACTTCGGCATCGCCAAGGCGGAGACGCTCGGCTCGGGGACGGAGCCCGGTACGCTCAAGGGCAAGTTCTTCTACATGTCGCCGGAGATGATCGTCGGCAAGACGGTGGATCACCGCGCCGACATCTTCGCCGCTGGGGTGATGCTCTACGAGCAGCTCTGCGGCCGGCGGCCCTTCACCGGACTGAACCCCGAGGAGGTGCTGTCGCGCATCGCCGAGGGGCGCCCCAGGCCGCCCACCGCGTTCGATCCGTCCGTGCCCCACGCGCTGGAGCACATCTGCCTCACGGCGCTGCACCGCGAGCCGGAGGCGCGCTTCGAGTCCCTCGAGGTGTTCACCGAGGCCATCGAGAGCGTGGGCGGCCAGGCGGAGGTGGCGACGACGGAGCAGGTGGCCGCCTACGTGGAGCAGCTCTTCCCGCTGGACCGGGATCCGAAGCGGCAGGCGCTGCAGCGCGCCCGCTCGGCGGACCCGTCGGACTCCGGCTCGCAGGCGCCCCAGCCCGTGCTGGACGTGGCTCGGGCCATGGCGTCTCGCGCCTCGAGTCCCCAGGGGCCCACGCAGCCGCTGATGAGGCCCCCCGCCAGCATCGCCACCGAGAAGTCCCTGCCGCCCGGGCCCGCCACGCTGCCGCCCGAGCCGGCCACGGTTCGCGCCGAGCCTCGCGCGCGCCCGTCCCGGCGCCTGCTGCCCATCGTGCTGGGCGCCGTGCTGGCCCTGGCCGCCGTGGGAGGCGGCGCGGCGTGGCTGCTGCTGCGCCCGAGCGTGCTGCCCGCCGAGCGGATCGCCACCGCCGAGGCCGCCTCCAGCCGCGAGGAGCGGAGGTCCGCGCTGAAGGGGATTGCGCAGGACGAGAGCGCCACGGCGCAGGAGCTGGCCAGGGCGGGCTCGCTGCTGCTCGAGGTGGGCGGGCATGACGAGGCGATGGAGATCGCTGAGGCCTACACGCGGCGCTTCCCCAAGGACGTGGAGGCGCAGTTGTTGACGGCGCGTGCCGCCACCGAGCTGCGGATGGGCAAGCGGGCCGAGCGAGCCATCGAGGATGCCACCGCGCTGGCGCCCGGGGATGTGCGCCCGGCGCTGGCGCTGGCCGAGCTGAGGGAGCGCCAGGGAGACGTGTCCGGCGCCATCGCCGCGCTCTCCAAGGCGTACGAGAAGCGCCCGAAGGATGCACGGATTGCCCCGCGCTATGGGCGGCTGCTGTCCCAGGGTGGGAAGCTCGACGAGGCCTCGGACGTGCTGAGCGCGTGGACGAAGGACCACAACGACGCGGAGGCCCTGGCCGAGCTGGCCTTCGTGCGCTACCGCCAGGAGCGTGTGGAGGACGCGGCCTCGCTGCTCAAGCGTGCCCTCAGGAAGGCACCGAAGCTCGCCATCGCCCACTACTACCTGGGCGCCATCCTCTTCCGGCAGGGAGACACGGCGGGCGCCGAGCGCGCATACCGCGAGGCGGACCAGCTCGCGCCGGATGACCCGCGAGCCCTCTCCGCTCGCTGCCAGATCCACGCCCGCCAGGGCAATGCGTCCGCCGTGGCCGAGGCGAAGCGGGAGCTGACGAGTCGCTTCCCGGATAGAGCGGAAGCGCTCACGGCGCAGTGCAAGCCGACGGACTGA